In one window of Haloprofundus halophilus DNA:
- a CDS encoding Cdc6/Cdc18 family protein has protein sequence MTDSEAGGRERRDRRRRGGEYDADLRSYATSEDTETSEDTGTSEGVETARTDTPTAVTTDGGDPRRDDDSYGDPFAVGSIFAREELLRVGYVPDRDRIIGRDDEIRAVGKALGPAVRGGPPRNLLLYGKTGTGKSLVSKHMAREAGARAGENGVDLIYQYVDCSNDDTETRAARELALGVRDTLEPDLSIPRKGIGAAEYFRHVWDLLDDHDVRSLIVILDEVDKLDGDDDILMTLSRAEESGKTDSYVGIIAISNKIQYRESMGERVDSSLQDREFVFHPYDATQLRQILENRRDAFQPDVLSADVIPKVAALAAREHGDARKAIDILRYAGAIAEESDSAQVLEEHIDSAMERAEADRFAELVSGSTPHVKFILVALASLTIHRDEEEFAKQDIYSTYKRVCANEGSDPISWDRVSRLLKEQSFLGITESRHTGGGYEKGSYRVHSLNRDPEIVLKALDSGSEL, from the coding sequence ATGACCGACTCGGAGGCCGGAGGACGAGAGCGTCGTGACCGGAGACGACGAGGCGGTGAGTACGACGCCGACCTCCGGTCGTACGCGACGAGCGAAGATACGGAGACGAGCGAAGATACGGGGACGAGCGAAGGTGTAGAAACCGCTAGAACTGACACACCCACCGCAGTGACGACCGACGGCGGGGACCCGCGTCGAGACGACGACTCGTACGGGGATCCGTTCGCCGTCGGTTCCATCTTCGCGCGCGAGGAACTGCTCCGCGTCGGCTACGTTCCCGACCGGGACCGCATCATCGGCCGCGACGACGAGATTCGCGCGGTCGGGAAGGCGCTCGGTCCGGCCGTCAGGGGCGGTCCGCCGCGAAACCTCCTCCTCTACGGCAAGACGGGCACCGGAAAGTCGCTCGTCTCCAAGCACATGGCCCGCGAGGCGGGCGCGCGCGCCGGCGAGAACGGCGTCGACCTCATCTACCAGTACGTCGACTGCTCGAACGACGACACCGAGACGCGGGCGGCCCGCGAACTCGCGCTCGGCGTGCGCGACACGCTCGAACCGGACCTCTCGATTCCGCGGAAGGGAATCGGCGCGGCCGAGTACTTCAGACACGTCTGGGACCTGCTCGACGACCACGACGTGCGCTCGCTCATCGTCATCTTGGACGAGGTGGACAAACTCGACGGCGACGACGACATCCTGATGACGCTCTCGCGCGCCGAGGAGTCGGGTAAGACCGACTCGTACGTCGGCATCATCGCTATCAGCAACAAGATCCAGTACCGCGAGTCCATGGGCGAGCGGGTCGACTCCTCGCTGCAGGACCGCGAGTTCGTCTTCCACCCCTACGACGCGACGCAACTGCGGCAGATACTCGAAAACCGGCGCGACGCTTTCCAACCGGACGTGCTCTCGGCGGACGTCATCCCGAAGGTCGCCGCGCTGGCCGCCCGCGAACACGGCGACGCGCGGAAGGCGATCGACATCCTCCGCTACGCGGGCGCGATAGCCGAAGAGTCCGACAGTGCGCAGGTGCTCGAAGAGCACATCGACAGCGCGATGGAGCGCGCGGAGGCCGACCGATTCGCCGAACTCGTCTCCGGCAGCACGCCCCACGTGAAGTTCATCCTCGTCGCGCTCGCGTCGCTGACGATACACCGCGACGAGGAGGAGTTCGCCAAACAGGACATCTACTCGACGTACAAGCGGGTCTGCGCGAACGAGGGCTCCGACCCCATCTCGTGGGACCGCGTCTCCCGCCTGCTGAAAGAGCAGTCGTTTCTCGGCATCACCGAGAGTCGCCACACCGGCGGCGGCTACGAGAAGGGAAGTTACCGCGTCCACTCGTTGAACCGCGACCCCGAAATCGTACTGAAGGCACTAGACTCGGGCTCTGAACTGTAG
- a CDS encoding adenosylcobalamin-dependent ribonucleoside-diphosphate reductase: MSNANLSADELVLPVKRTEGDTLEARMTSNAYNNILPARYLRKDADGNLTETQEELFARVAKNIALAEAVYEAERAGESVTVTPDQLKPDHPRRDELAAEVFGKGVTADSDAETTLSVYNVNKFAYDTVVPELPEAVRSTVEARREQFQSLMEQLSFIPNSPTLMNAGDELQQLSACFVDSPGDDITDIHQTMKEAAEVFQSGGGMGYAFWKLRPYGDAVGSTGGIASGPITFMRTYDQMCETIAQGGARRGAQMGVMRVSHPDVIQFIHAKNKDVSLAHSLRLNDPDDYTHTKFADALDEARELIDEEGRVPKHLRNAVEGHLSNFNISVGVTDDFMEALYDDEEFVFTNPRTEEPHVATPETKELYEMFGLGEHVEVGEVLSIPAAELWDHIVSGAHENGEPGIIYLERVNKQHSFDVEKHPDHRILATNPCGEQPLEEYEACNLGHINLSTLASLDAPDWRVWSEEHLDEYDSHEAAVEAFLQDAIDFEEFDRRIDLGTRFLENVVTMSDFPVEKIEQKVREMRKIGLGVMGLAQLYIQLGIRYGSDAGNEVASQLMTHMNHQSKWASHELAEERGSFDDWDDSKYADPTEYRQWFEHHTGLDADEWADGFSVRNHNTTTIAPTGTTSMVGNTTGGCEPIYNVAYYKNVSDDVQGDEMLVEFDDYFLRVLEANDIDVDEVKREAQEQMANNEFGGVDSLSTVPDAISELFVVTADLSGKDHAAVQCACQQGVDSAISKTCNFPNSASKEDMDEVYRYIYDHGGKGVTVYRDGTRSKQVLTTRADNAEFADEDEAAEVIADQIREAFGGLDAFLENEGVREALGGDVEEFVEATREGRAYAQERPRPDVLHGITQRIDTGYGKLYVNINEDEDGEPFELFATIGNSGGFTNSFTEALAKVISYSLRSGVDPREIAADLQGIRSPKVAWDKGEQINSIPDAIGVAMRRYLDGEIEKPYPKQKSLTEIEEEATDADAKADAEEAPEPDGGASVSPSDGSKSDAMDDLLAAGESPECPECGNLTLYFSEGCKTCESCGWSEC; encoded by the coding sequence ATGAGTAACGCCAACTTGAGCGCGGACGAACTCGTACTCCCGGTCAAGCGCACCGAGGGCGACACCCTCGAAGCGCGGATGACCTCGAACGCGTACAACAACATCCTGCCCGCGCGGTATCTCCGCAAGGACGCCGACGGCAACCTCACCGAGACGCAGGAGGAGCTGTTCGCCCGCGTCGCGAAGAACATCGCACTCGCGGAGGCCGTCTACGAGGCCGAGCGGGCAGGCGAGTCGGTGACGGTCACGCCCGACCAGTTGAAGCCGGACCACCCGCGCCGCGACGAACTCGCCGCCGAGGTGTTCGGCAAGGGCGTCACCGCCGACAGCGACGCGGAGACGACGCTCTCCGTCTACAACGTCAACAAGTTCGCCTACGACACCGTCGTTCCCGAACTCCCCGAGGCGGTTCGGTCGACCGTCGAAGCTCGGCGCGAGCAGTTCCAGAGCCTGATGGAGCAGCTCTCCTTCATCCCGAACTCGCCGACGCTGATGAACGCCGGCGACGAGCTCCAGCAGCTCTCGGCGTGTTTCGTCGACTCGCCGGGCGACGACATCACCGACATCCACCAGACGATGAAGGAAGCCGCCGAGGTGTTCCAATCCGGCGGCGGGATGGGCTACGCGTTCTGGAAGCTCCGCCCGTACGGCGACGCGGTCGGCTCCACCGGCGGCATCGCCTCCGGCCCCATCACGTTCATGCGGACGTACGACCAGATGTGCGAGACCATCGCGCAGGGCGGCGCGCGCCGCGGCGCGCAGATGGGCGTCATGCGCGTCAGCCACCCCGACGTCATCCAGTTCATCCACGCGAAGAACAAGGACGTCTCGCTGGCGCACTCGCTCCGTCTCAACGACCCCGACGACTACACGCACACGAAGTTCGCCGACGCGCTCGACGAGGCGCGCGAGCTCATCGACGAGGAGGGTCGGGTTCCCAAACACCTCCGCAACGCCGTCGAGGGCCACCTCTCGAACTTCAACATCTCCGTCGGCGTCACCGACGACTTCATGGAGGCGCTGTACGACGACGAGGAGTTCGTCTTCACCAATCCTCGAACCGAGGAACCGCACGTCGCCACGCCCGAGACGAAGGAGCTGTACGAGATGTTCGGCCTCGGCGAGCACGTCGAAGTCGGCGAGGTGCTCTCGATTCCGGCCGCCGAACTCTGGGACCACATCGTCTCCGGTGCCCACGAGAACGGCGAACCGGGCATCATCTACCTCGAACGCGTCAACAAACAGCACTCCTTCGACGTCGAGAAACACCCCGACCACCGCATCCTCGCGACGAACCCGTGCGGCGAGCAGCCGCTCGAGGAGTACGAGGCGTGTAACCTCGGCCACATCAACCTCTCGACGCTGGCGTCGCTCGACGCGCCCGACTGGCGCGTCTGGTCCGAGGAGCACCTCGACGAGTACGACTCCCACGAGGCGGCCGTCGAGGCCTTCTTGCAGGACGCCATCGACTTCGAGGAGTTCGACCGCCGCATCGACCTCGGGACGCGCTTCCTCGAGAACGTCGTCACGATGTCGGACTTCCCCGTCGAGAAGATCGAGCAGAAGGTGCGCGAGATGCGCAAGATCGGCCTCGGCGTCATGGGTCTCGCCCAGCTGTACATCCAGCTCGGCATCCGCTACGGCTCCGACGCGGGCAACGAGGTCGCGAGTCAGTTGATGACCCACATGAACCACCAGTCGAAGTGGGCCAGCCACGAACTCGCAGAGGAGCGCGGTTCGTTCGACGACTGGGACGACTCGAAGTACGCCGACCCGACCGAGTACCGCCAGTGGTTCGAGCACCACACGGGCCTCGACGCCGACGAGTGGGCAGACGGCTTCTCGGTCCGCAACCACAACACGACGACCATCGCCCCGACGGGCACCACGTCGATGGTCGGCAACACGACGGGCGGCTGCGAACCCATCTACAACGTCGCCTACTACAAGAACGTCTCCGACGACGTGCAGGGCGACGAGATGCTCGTCGAGTTCGACGACTACTTCCTGCGCGTGCTGGAGGCCAACGACATCGACGTCGACGAGGTCAAACGCGAGGCGCAAGAGCAGATGGCGAACAACGAGTTCGGCGGCGTCGACTCGCTGTCGACGGTTCCGGACGCCATCTCCGAACTGTTCGTCGTCACCGCCGACCTCTCCGGCAAGGACCACGCCGCGGTTCAGTGCGCCTGCCAGCAGGGCGTCGACTCCGCCATCTCGAAGACCTGCAACTTCCCGAACTCCGCGTCGAAGGAGGATATGGACGAAGTCTACAGGTACATCTACGACCACGGCGGGAAGGGCGTCACCGTCTACCGCGACGGCACCCGCTCGAAGCAGGTGCTGACGACGCGCGCCGACAACGCGGAGTTCGCCGACGAGGACGAAGCCGCGGAGGTCATCGCCGACCAGATTCGGGAGGCGTTCGGCGGACTCGACGCGTTCCTCGAAAACGAGGGCGTCCGCGAGGCCCTCGGCGGGGACGTCGAGGAGTTCGTGGAGGCGACCCGCGAGGGCCGCGCCTACGCGCAGGAGCGTCCGCGTCCGGACGTGCTCCACGGCATCACCCAGCGAATCGACACCGGCTACGGGAAGCTCTACGTCAACATCAACGAGGACGAGGACGGCGAGCCGTTCGAGCTGTTCGCCACCATCGGTAACTCCGGCGGCTTCACCAACTCCTTCACCGAGGCGTTGGCGAAAGTCATCAGCTACTCGCTGCGCTCGGGCGTCGACCCGCGCGAGATCGCCGCCGACCTGCAGGGCATCCGCAGTCCGAAGGTCGCCTGGGACAAAGGCGAGCAGATTAACTCCATCCCGGACGCCATCGGCGTGGCGATGCGGCGCTACCTCGACGGCGAGATCGAGAAGCCGTACCCCAAGCAGAAGAGCCTCACCGAGATCGAAGAAGAGGCGACGGACGCCGACGCGAAAGCGGACGCCGAAGAGGCTCCCGAACCGGACGGCGGCGCGTCGGTTTCACCTTCCGACGGTTCGAAGTCGGACGCGATGGACGACCTCTTGGCCGCGGGCGAGAGCCCCGAGTGCCCCGAGTGCGGTAACCTGACGCTGTACTTCTCGGAGGGCTGCAAGACGTGCGAGTCCTGCGGCTGGTCGGAGTGCTGA
- the trpG gene encoding anthranilate synthase component II, whose translation MKALVVDNFDSFTYNLVEYLSEARVERGGTSERVDVEVLKNTASLDEVRGVGADAIVLSPGPGHPENDRDVGVTLDVLRELSPEVPTLGVCLGLEAAVYAYGGEIGHAPDPVHGKAFAVDHDGRGVYAELEQGFPAGRYHSLVATDVPDCFEVTATTDHEGTELVMGVRHREHPIECVQFHPESVLTAVGHDVVENFLRNCVADAPRSAAD comes from the coding sequence ATGAAGGCGCTCGTCGTCGACAACTTCGACTCGTTCACCTACAACCTCGTCGAGTACCTCTCGGAGGCGCGGGTCGAACGCGGAGGGACTTCCGAGAGAGTCGACGTGGAGGTGCTGAAGAACACGGCGTCGCTCGACGAGGTTCGCGGCGTCGGCGCCGACGCCATCGTCCTGAGTCCGGGACCGGGCCACCCCGAGAACGACCGCGACGTCGGCGTGACGCTCGACGTGCTCCGGGAACTGAGCCCCGAGGTGCCGACGCTCGGCGTCTGTCTCGGACTCGAAGCGGCGGTGTACGCCTACGGCGGCGAGATCGGCCACGCCCCCGACCCCGTCCACGGGAAAGCGTTCGCGGTCGACCACGACGGGCGAGGCGTCTACGCGGAACTCGAACAGGGGTTTCCGGCCGGGCGGTATCACTCGCTCGTGGCGACGGACGTGCCGGACTGCTTCGAGGTCACGGCGACGACCGACCACGAGGGGACGGAGTTGGTGATGGGCGTCCGCCACCGCGAACACCCCATCGAGTGCGTCCAGTTCCACCCCGAGAGCGTGCTGACGGCCGTCGGTCACGACGTCGTCGAGAACTTCTTGCGGAACTGCGTCGCCGACGCGCCGCGGTCCGCGGCCGACTGA
- the trpE gene encoding anthranilate synthase component I, which produces MSSLDRTRASFASLFDGVDGPAVARITATLDLPSTAPLSAYAALSDENDYGFLLESAEKTPSSDPDGAFSPGTATDRHARYSFVGYDPEAVVTVDADGATVESLGGRASDYVTPDDGDVLDALRGALPDVERVGFDEGEGTARQRLDGGLVGFLAYDAVYDLWLEEVGVERPAARAEESSTPDAQFVLTTKTLVFDHATDSVSLVFTPVVGPDDDPEAVYDELETEATRLREKLAGAETPDHGGFEKRRETAESREAYEAAVRETKQHVLDGDIYQGVISRTRELSGEIDPLGLYASLREVNPSPYMYLLRHGDRTVVGASPETLVSVRGDRVVANPIAGTCPRGNSPVEDRRLAGEMLADAKERSEHTMLVDLARNDVRRVSEAGSVRVEEFMNVLKYSHVQHIESTVSGTLDGESDAFDATRASFPAGTLSGAPKVRAMEIIDALETTPRGLYGGGVGYYSWTGDADVAIVIRTATIERDGDEDTVRVRAGAGIVADSDPAAEYEETEQKMGGVLDALERIERGANDEKAPAEATR; this is translated from the coding sequence GTGAGTTCGCTCGACCGGACTCGGGCGTCCTTCGCGTCGCTGTTCGACGGCGTCGACGGCCCCGCGGTGGCCCGAATCACGGCGACGCTCGACCTCCCGTCGACCGCCCCGCTGTCGGCGTACGCGGCGCTGTCGGACGAGAACGACTACGGCTTCCTGTTGGAGAGCGCCGAGAAGACGCCGTCGAGCGACCCCGACGGGGCGTTCTCGCCCGGGACGGCGACCGACCGCCACGCCCGCTACTCGTTCGTCGGCTACGACCCGGAGGCCGTCGTCACCGTCGACGCCGACGGGGCGACGGTCGAGTCGCTCGGCGGGCGCGCGTCGGACTACGTCACGCCCGACGACGGCGACGTGCTCGACGCGCTCCGCGGCGCGCTCCCGGACGTCGAACGCGTCGGGTTCGACGAGGGCGAGGGGACCGCCCGCCAGCGCCTCGACGGCGGCCTGGTCGGCTTTCTGGCGTACGACGCCGTCTACGACCTCTGGTTGGAGGAAGTCGGTGTCGAACGGCCCGCGGCCCGCGCCGAGGAATCTTCGACGCCCGACGCGCAGTTCGTCCTGACAACGAAGACGCTCGTCTTCGACCACGCCACCGACTCGGTGTCGCTCGTCTTCACGCCCGTCGTCGGCCCCGACGACGACCCCGAGGCGGTCTACGACGAACTCGAGACGGAGGCAACGCGCCTGCGCGAGAAGCTCGCCGGGGCCGAGACGCCCGACCACGGCGGGTTCGAGAAGCGCCGCGAGACGGCAGAATCGCGGGAGGCGTACGAGGCGGCGGTCCGCGAGACGAAACAGCACGTCCTCGACGGCGACATCTACCAGGGCGTCATCTCCCGAACCCGAGAGCTCAGCGGAGAGATCGATCCGCTCGGCCTCTACGCGTCGCTGCGCGAGGTGAACCCCTCGCCGTACATGTACCTGCTCCGCCACGGCGACCGAACCGTCGTGGGCGCGAGTCCGGAGACGCTCGTCTCGGTGCGCGGCGACCGGGTCGTCGCGAACCCCATCGCGGGGACCTGTCCGCGCGGGAACAGCCCCGTCGAGGACCGTCGACTCGCGGGCGAGATGCTCGCCGACGCCAAGGAGCGCTCCGAGCACACGATGCTCGTCGACCTGGCGCGAAACGACGTGCGCCGCGTCTCCGAAGCCGGCAGCGTCCGCGTCGAGGAGTTCATGAACGTCCTCAAGTACAGCCACGTCCAGCACATCGAGTCGACCGTTTCGGGCACTCTCGACGGCGAATCGGACGCGTTCGACGCCACCCGGGCGTCGTTCCCGGCGGGGACGCTCTCAGGGGCACCGAAGGTCCGCGCGATGGAGATAATCGACGCGCTGGAGACCACTCCTCGGGGACTGTACGGCGGCGGCGTCGGTTACTACTCGTGGACCGGCGACGCCGACGTGGCCATCGTCATCCGGACGGCGACTATCGAACGCGACGGCGACGAGGACACGGTCCGTGTTCGGGCGGGAGCGGGCATCGTCGCCGACAGCGACCCGGCCGCCGAGTACGAGGAGACCGAACAGAAGATGGGCGGCGTGCTCGACGCGCTCGAACGCATCGAACGCGGAGCGAACGACGAGAAAGCGCCAGCGGAGGCGACGCGATGA
- a CDS encoding phosphoribosylanthranilate isomerase — translation MTRVKLCGFTRAADLRVAADAGVDAVGVITELPSDVESPREVTPSSAADLVAATPPFVTTVLVLMPETPERAVELSRLVDPDVLQLYGEFTVDELQYVRAEAETKLVTAVDAEEPERARELDPVVDAVLLDSVTDEGAGGTGETHDWEATAELAKRLCSPVVLAGGLTPENVEAAVETVDPYGVDAASGVELAGGIKDRDAVREFVYRAKAATFREEVSA, via the coding sequence ATGACGCGCGTCAAACTCTGCGGCTTCACCCGCGCCGCGGACCTCCGAGTGGCCGCCGACGCCGGCGTCGACGCCGTCGGCGTCATCACCGAACTCCCGTCGGACGTCGAGAGCCCGCGGGAGGTCACGCCCTCCTCGGCGGCTGACCTCGTCGCCGCCACGCCGCCGTTCGTCACGACTGTCCTCGTGCTCATGCCCGAGACGCCGGAGCGTGCCGTCGAACTCTCGCGTCTGGTCGACCCCGACGTGCTCCAGCTGTACGGCGAGTTCACCGTCGACGAACTCCAGTACGTCCGCGCCGAGGCGGAGACGAAGCTCGTCACCGCGGTCGACGCCGAAGAGCCCGAACGGGCGCGGGAACTCGACCCCGTCGTCGACGCGGTGCTCCTGGATTCGGTGACCGACGAGGGCGCGGGCGGAACCGGCGAGACTCACGACTGGGAGGCGACCGCCGAACTCGCGAAGCGGCTCTGCTCGCCGGTCGTCCTCGCCGGCGGGCTGACGCCGGAGAACGTCGAGGCGGCCGTCGAGACGGTCGACCCGTACGGCGTCGACGCTGCCAGCGGTGTCGAACTCGCCGGAGGTATCAAGGACCGCGACGCGGTTCGTGAGTTCGTCTACCGGGCGAAGGCGGCGACGTTCCGCGAGGAGGTGTCGGCGTGA
- the trpD gene encoding anthranilate phosphoribosyltransferase, which translates to MQEYIERVTEGESLSVEEAHGAASAVFEGATEAQIGALLAALRAKGETEAEIAGFARGMRDAARTISPDRTPLVDTCGTGGDDYDTINVSTTSAIVAAGADVAVAKHGNYSVSSSSGSADVLEVAGVEIDAEPPAVERAIERDGIGFMLAPVFHPAMKAVIGPRKELGMRTLFNVLGPLTNPAGADAQVLGVYDDDLVPIIARAVSHMPVERALVVHGDGLDEIALHGETTVAEVDGDDITEYALTPEEMGLDSAPIAAVSGGTPQENAADLRGIVEGDVTGAKRDIVLANAGAAVYVAGLADSIEGGVDRAREAIDSGAAAEKLRRLTESPAEPARSN; encoded by the coding sequence ATGCAGGAATACATCGAACGCGTCACGGAGGGGGAGAGCCTGAGTGTCGAGGAGGCCCACGGAGCCGCCAGCGCGGTTTTCGAGGGTGCAACGGAGGCACAGATCGGTGCGCTGCTGGCCGCACTGAGAGCGAAAGGCGAGACGGAAGCCGAAATCGCCGGGTTCGCGCGGGGGATGCGCGACGCCGCGCGGACGATTTCGCCCGACCGAACGCCGCTGGTCGACACCTGCGGTACCGGCGGCGACGACTACGACACGATCAACGTCTCGACGACGAGCGCCATCGTCGCGGCCGGTGCGGACGTCGCCGTCGCCAAACACGGGAACTACTCCGTGTCGTCCTCGTCGGGGAGCGCCGACGTGCTCGAAGTCGCCGGTGTGGAGATCGACGCCGAACCGCCGGCGGTCGAACGCGCCATCGAACGCGACGGCATCGGGTTCATGCTCGCGCCGGTGTTCCACCCGGCGATGAAAGCCGTCATCGGCCCGCGGAAGGAGCTGGGGATGCGGACGCTGTTCAACGTGCTCGGCCCGCTGACGAACCCCGCAGGGGCCGACGCGCAGGTGCTCGGCGTCTACGATGACGACCTCGTCCCGATCATCGCACGCGCGGTGTCGCACATGCCCGTCGAGCGGGCGCTCGTCGTCCACGGCGACGGCCTCGACGAGATCGCGCTCCACGGCGAGACGACCGTCGCCGAAGTCGACGGCGACGACATCACCGAGTACGCGCTCACGCCCGAGGAGATGGGGCTCGACTCGGCACCAATCGCGGCCGTCTCCGGCGGTACCCCCCAGGAGAACGCCGCCGACCTCCGCGGCATCGTCGAAGGCGACGTGACCGGTGCGAAGCGCGACATCGTCCTCGCGAACGCGGGCGCGGCCGTCTACGTCGCCGGCCTCGCCGACAGCATCGAAGGCGGCGTCGACAGAGCGCGCGAGGCTATCGACTCGGGCGCGGCCGCCGAGAAACTCCGACGGCTTACGGAGTCACCGGCCGAACCCGCCCGGAGCAACTGA
- a CDS encoding GNAT family N-acetyltransferase, translating into MTLDGMGQTQETYRVRGYAESDRKTFCDLFGEEWFEIDEQWFEWRYSSPYLDEKAIAVATANGKPVGFFPCMVFPLRANGERTLALQPAGVVIDANHRRRGLLTKLATWLFETYEGTETSVLFNFPNEAISPGLQKLGWREILSLTSYFRVQHPNALLRARGRELGALGDVALDALSKVHLSCSRQFRADESGVTVTHHSTVPAEEFESLYAENIPNAIHVARDAAFYRWRYDAPERDYCVYVARRDEPVAGAITCTERTSNGLVLTNVMEAQPMGVDDRDPAFERLLDAIAADHPESDLIRATKATLPRGAALRSGYLPDDELPLSKVRKPSTKMVARPVSTTGRPWRLNGLPLTDPDSWELMLSERDPTY; encoded by the coding sequence GTGACACTGGACGGGATGGGTCAAACACAGGAGACGTATCGGGTCCGAGGGTACGCCGAGTCCGACCGGAAGACGTTCTGTGACCTCTTCGGCGAGGAGTGGTTCGAGATAGACGAACAGTGGTTCGAGTGGCGGTATTCGAGTCCGTACCTCGACGAGAAGGCGATCGCCGTCGCCACGGCGAACGGGAAACCGGTCGGGTTCTTCCCGTGTATGGTCTTTCCGCTCCGGGCGAACGGCGAACGAACGCTCGCGCTCCAACCTGCGGGCGTCGTCATCGACGCGAACCACCGAAGGCGCGGACTGTTGACCAAACTCGCGACCTGGCTGTTCGAGACCTACGAAGGGACCGAGACGTCGGTGTTGTTCAACTTCCCGAACGAGGCCATCAGTCCGGGTCTCCAGAAACTGGGATGGAGGGAGATACTCTCGCTGACCTCGTACTTCCGCGTCCAACACCCGAACGCGCTCTTGCGCGCGCGCGGCCGAGAACTCGGTGCCCTCGGAGACGTGGCGCTGGACGCGCTCTCGAAAGTTCACCTCTCCTGTAGCCGGCAGTTTAGAGCCGACGAATCCGGTGTGACCGTCACCCATCACTCGACGGTACCGGCGGAGGAGTTCGAGTCGCTGTACGCCGAGAACATCCCGAACGCGATTCACGTCGCTCGTGACGCCGCGTTCTATCGCTGGCGCTACGACGCGCCGGAGCGCGACTACTGCGTCTACGTCGCTCGGCGCGACGAACCGGTCGCAGGCGCCATCACGTGCACCGAGCGGACGTCGAACGGACTCGTTCTCACCAACGTGATGGAGGCGCAGCCGATGGGCGTCGACGACAGAGATCCGGCGTTCGAGCGGCTACTGGACGCGATAGCGGCCGACCACCCCGAGAGCGACCTGATACGGGCGACGAAGGCGACGCTTCCTCGCGGGGCGGCGCTGCGTTCGGGTTACCTCCCCGACGACGAACTCCCGCTCTCGAAGGTCCGGAAACCGTCGACGAAGATGGTGGCCCGTCCGGTCTCGACGACCGGTCGGCCGTGGCGGCTGAACGGATTACCGCTCACCGACCCGGACAGTTGGGAACTCATGCTCAGTGAACGGGACCCGACGTACTGA
- a CDS encoding lycopene cyclase domain-containing protein, with the protein MVCYSMGIRAVGGARLVGTTLPDIGVFGPYTYLLTEVLFGSFAAVLLWRANAFRRAGKTVAVLYPIAYVWDWYTLEVGVFSIPLRTGVELLGIPLEEHIFIVVVPSLVVGIHELVHGPPSEETE; encoded by the coding sequence ATGGTGTGCTATAGCATGGGGATACGGGCGGTCGGCGGTGCTCGGCTGGTCGGTACGACACTTCCGGATATCGGCGTCTTCGGACCGTACACGTACTTACTAACCGAAGTGTTGTTCGGAAGCTTCGCGGCCGTCCTCCTCTGGCGGGCGAACGCGTTCCGCCGGGCGGGCAAGACCGTCGCCGTGCTCTACCCCATCGCCTACGTGTGGGACTGGTACACGCTCGAAGTGGGCGTCTTCTCGATTCCGCTGCGGACGGGCGTCGAACTGCTCGGCATCCCCCTGGAGGAACACATCTTCATCGTCGTCGTGCCGTCACTCGTCGTCGGTATCCACGAACTCGTGCACGGACCGCCGAGCGAAGAGACCGAGTGA